CACACTGAGCCAGGATGGGGCTCTGTGCGTGTGGCAGTGTGACACCCCCCCAGAGGGCCTGCGGCTGATGGCCCCCCGAGGCTGGAGGGCGGACCTGCTACAGCGGGATGAGGACACCGAGGATGACGAGGATGGGGAGAAGGAGACCAGTGTGCGAGGGACCGCCACACCCGctgaggaggagaggagaggaaaagtGAAGTACACACGGCTGGCCAAGTGCGTCTCTCCCACCCCATCAAGGGCATGAAGGGTATGGGGAGCCTCAAGGGCCGGATGGGAGGAGCAGCACGTGCACGGAGCAGGCTTATATCTGTGGGTTAGGTCCTAGAAGGCACGTGTGCTTGCAGCTTTGGGACCTGGCCAGTGACCTAGGTGCCCCTGTGGGCCAGGTGACCAACAAcagtggggtggggggcacaAGGAGGGGAGGACATGACCCATGTCTGCTGTTGGGGGTCTCTGGGCTTCAGAGCAGGGGACAGGCAGGAGGGTGAGCAGAGGCAGGTCCCTGGAAGGCAGGTGAGGGTGGCATGGAAGGTGGCTGTTTGGGCCATACTCCACCCATCCTGGCTACCTGTGACTGGGAGGAAGGATCCAGGAGAGGAGGAGAAGGTAGAGGGGCGTGGGCTCTGACCAAATCCATAGCTCTGCTCCGGCTCCTGCCCTCCTGCTCCTGTGGCATCCCCCCTGGCTGCCCCACCACCCAGCACGGATGCTCCATCGGATTCCCTGGGTGCCAGCTAGGAGTTCCCCTGGGGCCCTGAGCCTGGGGCCATGAAGGCTGGCACAGGTAGACACGTGGGCGAGCAGACCTGACAGACGTGAGGGTGTGAGGTGGCTGGGTCACCCCCAGGAGAGAGAAGCCCTGACAGCACTGGGGGCTGGGGCAGGCGGGCCAGGTACTAATTGGGCTTGGCCCTCTTGCTGCGATTTTTCATCACATTTGTGCAGGTACTTTTTCAACAAAGAAGGTGATTTTAATAATTTGACTGCTGCGGCGTATCACAAGAAGACTCACCTCTTGGTCACAGGCTTTGCTTCTGGAACCTTCCATCTGCATGAGCTCCCGGAGTTCAACCTCATACACTCCTTGAGGTGAGCTCCTCTGAAGCTGTGGTTGTGTGATTTGAGTCTCAGTTAGGCGGCCCCAAGGGGCCCGAGGGACGAGAGCCAGCGGAGGAGGCTGCTGCCTCTTGCTAGGATGGTAGCTGGCAGAACCAGAACTAGCAGGCACATCCCCGGCTCCCAGCCCTTCCTTTCTGTTCTGGCGAAGTTTTGTTATCAGATCAGTGAAGGTGCCTGAGGAAACCCTGGGCCTGCCGACCACCCACCCCGCCCTGCCAGCCCCCATCCACCTTGCTCAGGCTCCCCAGGACGGTCTCCTCCTGCAGGTGCTCTCTGGGGTTTGGTCCCAGAGCTCAGCaataccattttattttttgctctgtTTTTTCCTTCCCATACGTGGCccggtggttaagtgccatggcacTTAACtccagaaggttggaagttcgaatccaccagctgctccttgcaaactatggggtggttctactctgtcctacagggttgctatgagttggaatcgacttgacaccaatagtttttgggttttttccttctgttcattTTCAGATCATAGAGAAATTAAAGTACTAGTTTCGTGAAGTCTTGGATTCCCAGGTGTTTGAACACAGGCTGTCCATCTGGGTTTATTTGATACTTTTGATGACTTGAATTATTTCTGTGTGTAATACATGTGTAGGGGGTGAGAACAGACAGCTGTGTGAGGCAGGAGGTGGCTGGAGGGCAGTGTCCTGGACGGCCCAAGCCCCACGCTGCGTGGTGGCGGCAGGCAGACTGTCGGGCTCACTGTGTCTGCTCTCTCTATGCAGCATTTCTGACCAGAGGATCTCATCCATCGCCATCAACAGCACCGGGGACTGGGTTGCCTTCGGGTGCTCAGGTTTGTCCTTGGGCCCAGGCCATCCAGACACGGTGCTCCTCCTGCCCATCACCAAACCTTGGAGTGGGGCCTGGCGCCGACTGCCCCTCTGGTAGAACGGCTTAGAGGCCAGGCCCGGCTCTCAGTGCAGAAGGGCTGGGCTGAGGATGGCGTCCTGGAGGCCCCACTACTTGGCCCAGGGACATGTTTGCAGCGCTGACCTTTAGGGCGTACCCAGGCCACCTCCTTGCCTGTCTCAGACCTTTCTGACCTGGCCCAAGCTCGTGTACAGTCTTGGTGTGACCAGCGTAGGTTAGTCGGGTGGCTGCCGTATGAAGAGAGAGAAGCTCGCAGGGTGGGTGCTCCCCTGAGCCCCCCGTCGTGCTTTCTCTGCCTCACCTCTGGCAGGTCAGTGGGAAGCCAGGTGTGTGCATCCCTGCCTTTGGTCCAGCTGGGCCCCACGTCCTTGTGTGGATCTGGGCAGCTGGCTTCACCCTGGACCAGACATGCAGTCCTGTTGTCACCAGGGAGTGACCCTCAGTggctccccagccccctgcccacCCCCTCAGGGCATTGCTTTGTGTGGGGGCTTGTGGGGTCTACACCCTGGGGAGGGCTTGGTGAGCATCCTCCCACTACTGTGTGCCTGCAGGGCTGGGCCAGCTGCTGGTGTGGGAGTGGCAGAGCGAGTCCTATGTGCTCAAGCAGCAGGGCCACTTCAACAGCATGGTGACGCTGGCCTACTCACCCGACGGGCAGTACATCGCCACTGGCGGGGACGACGGCAAGGTAGCCCCCATGGGACCTCTCACGCACCGTGCCAGCACAGCCTCGGGTGGGGGCTGGCATGGGGGGTAGCCCGATCAGCATGGGCAGAGTCTGGTGGGAGGTCAGATGCCTGGGCTGAGGGGTCAACACAGGGAGGGCCTGGCTAGGGGTCAGGAGGCCTGGAAGCACAGAGTGGGGCCGCTCCCACCTTGGAACCCTGTCCCTGCTGGTGTCAGGGCTGGGCTTACAGAGGGCCATGTGGCCACCCTGCCCTCACACACCACCTGCCCCAGGTCAAGGTGTGGAACACACTCAGTGGCTTCTGCTTCATCACCTTCACGGAGCACTCGAGTGGGGTCACCGGTGTGACCTTCACTGCCACAGGCTACGTCATTGTGACCTCATCCATGGACGGGACTGTGCGTGCCTTTGACCTTCacaggtgacgtctttgctctggAGGTTGGCAAAGGAGAGGGTTGCCTCTTGTGGGCAGGTAGGGGGTGTGTGGGGCCCAGGCCTATCTGGAATGAGGATCTCCAATGAGTGTGGGGGGTGACACCACTGCCCTCCCACTTGTGGGCACGGGGCGCTGCTGACACCAGACGTGACCTGGACCTGCGGTTCCCTCTCCCCACAGGTACCGCAACTTCCGTACCTTCACGTCACCACGCCCCACCCAGTTCTCCTGCGTGGCCGTGGACTCCAGCGGTGAGATCGTCTCTGCTGGTGCCCAGGACTCCTTCGAGGTCTTCATCTGGTCCATGCAGACTGGCCGGCTCCTAGACGTAAGTGTGGGGCACCCCTGCCTGCAGCTCTGCTGGGCCCGGGGGGTCTGGGTCACGTCCCAGAACAGTCATGGCGCACTTATATGTGGTTCCTGCCTCAGGACCTGTCACCTTCCTCTCACCAAAACAGCTGAGCTCCCCTAGTCccaagtgcagggaccccgtgggTGCTGTGTGTGTGGCAGACACTCGGGCAGCCTGGAAGCCCAAGTCAGTTCTCTCACATTCTCCTTACCTCGTCTCCTTTTCACACCTTCGCAGGTTTTGTCTGGCCATGAGGGACCCATCAGCGGTCTGAGCTTCAACCCGGCCAAGTCTGTGCTGGCCAGTGCCTCCTGGGACAAGACAGTACGCCTGTGGGACATGTTTGACAGCTGGCGGACCAAGGAGACACTGACCCTGACCTCCGATGGTGCGCCGCCCCGGGGCTGGGGTTGCCAGGCCAAGGCCTGTTTCGGTCCTTTGAGCAGGCAACCCTCCTCACCTGCCTGCCTTGGCCCCGAGGGCTGGCAGGGATGATCCCAAACCTAGTGCTGGCACTGTAAGGAGTGAGAGCTAGTCGGCGGTTCAACCCACTGTCAGTTAGTCAGAAGAAACTGTCAGGTCCCAGCCTACcaggccctgatggagcagagcCAGCCAAGGAGAGAGGCCAGCCTCTGTCCTTGGTTCAGAGCTCAGGCAGGGCGCAGGCTGCGGGCCCAGGCTGTGTATTCATGGGTGGAGCTGTTTTCTGCTGCTTCTGGCATTGCCTTTGGGCTTCAACCATTGTCCCTATAAGTGTCCAACGCTGTTCTTTGGAAGACCCGGGGGTAGGACAAGGTGGCTGTAGGTGAGGGGCTGTGGATGAGGCCACCAGGAGTCTGGCTGTGGTGCCTTCCTTTCCTGGGGCCTGTCTTTAGGTGTCCCTTCATCCCGGGACTAGTCCAGGGGATGGAAAACAACAGCCCACCAGCAAACCTGGCCCACTGCTTTtgtttgtaaataaagctttattggggCACGACCACAGCCATTGTGCATGTACTGTGTGGCTGTGTTCGTGCTACCCCAGCAGAGTTAGGTAGTCGTGACAGAGACCATGAGGCCCGCAAAGCCTGAACTGTTTACTGTGTGGGCTTAATGGAGAAGTATGCCAGCCTGGGTTATGTGGGTTTTCTGTGGTGTTCTGCCTCCTGCTGGCCCTGGCTTAGGTCCAGGCCTGGCAGGCCCCACGCCCATGCTGTTCCCTGCTCAAGTGCAACATGGACCTCCCTGCCCAGCCTCAACTCCCCCCCCCCAGCACCCCCCCACCCAAGCCATGCCAGCTCCTTCTCAGTCTCGCTTTTGGGACTGTCCTCTGCAGCCCTACTCTCATGGACTGGCCTCCTCTGACTGGAGGCTACTCAGTAGTGCCTGGTGATAGAGACGGGAGGACGTGGGAGGCCTCAGCCAAGTCTGTGAGCAGAGAGCTTCCTCCACCTGAGTCTCGTCTGTCTTTAGCACTGGCCGTGACTTTCCGACCTGATGGCGCAGAGCTGGCTGTGGCCACCCTGAACTCACAGATCACCTTCTGGGACCCCGAGAACGCTGTGCAGACGGGCTCCATTGAGGGCCGGCATGACCTACGAGCGGGCAGGAAGGAGCTGGACAAGATCACGGCCAAGCACTCAGCCAAGGGGAAGTGAGTGCCGTCCTGGGGGccgtgggtggggtgggggctgaggGAGTTTCCCAGGATCACTCTCACTGGGTCTTCCCCAGATCTGAGGGTCCCAGCGGCAGGTTCTCTAAACGTCTTTTCTTTCTGACATAATCGTCATTCCTGCGGGACCCCTACAGTGAGGTTGAGTGCTCTGAGCACCTAAAGGAGAAGGGCTGAGTCCTACTTAACTTTCAGGCCTGGTAGCCCAGCACGAGAGGGTTTGGATTTGTAAAGTACAAACACGTTTCCGCGAAGCAGCTCAGTCACACGGTGATGTCATCAACCCAGTGTTTATCACAGGAAAGCAGTACCTGGCACCTGACCCCGCATAGGCCTGACGCTAAGTGCCCTGTGGCAGCCCTGGGCTCAGCCTGGTCCGTGCACTGTCGGTGGCCTGCTCTGGGTCAGCACGGAGACTTGTCTCCATTGTGACATCCACATCCATTCCTCTGACCCCCTAGTCCCACATGAAGCAGGGTGCAGGCGCTGCTCAGGTTCTGTCAGGCCACCATATCCCACATGCTCAGTGGCCCCGGGTGGCCGGGGATTGCCAGGCGGGACAGTGCGGAGCTGGGTTGTTTGTGGCTTTCACTAGAATAGAGGTGAAGTGCCTCTAGACCTGGGTTGTATCATTTCTGCCAAGGCACTGGGCTAGTGGAAATGCCTCTGCAGCTTTTCGAGTTGTGGAAATGGGCCGTACACCCAGGGCCAGTTTGAATATTGGGCACGTAAATGCCTCATCTTCCGCAGGAGGCAGTTTTCACTGAAAGTCAGACTCCGCGGGCGCTGGGCCTCCGGGCCTCTTGGCCTGTGCCCGTCTTTGTCCCAAGTTCGTCTATCACAGCTTCATTGGGGCATGAGTCACATACTGCAAAACCCACCCTTTTAAGTACCGTTTGTGTCCCCGCTTTCTATTCTGGGCATATATCTAGGAGCAGAATCGCCAGGTCATATCGtaattctgtttaattttttgagaaactgcctgcTGCTTTTCACAGGAGCTGCAACaatttacattcccgccagcagcttctctgtttctccacatccttgccaatgcttgttattatctttttttattgtagccaTCCTGGTggctgtgaagtggtatctcattgtggtgttGCTTTATTAGTCATTCTTATATCTTCTAGAGAAAGGTCTATGGAAGTCCTCCGTTTACctttaaattgttttattatcattactgggttttgtgagttctgtgtgtatTCTGGATACCAGTCCCTTATCAGGCACATGATAGACGTGATCTGCAGACGTCTCCCCCCATTCATGGCATCTGCTTCCGCTTTCTCGACGGTGTCCTTTGAAGAACGAGTGTTCTTAAATTTAATTAACTGCAATTTATATCATCTttagttgcttgtgcttttggtgtcatctcTAAGAAATCACCGGCTGAGCCGTGGTCATTGTCCTTGTCCTGAGCACACGGGTGGTGTCATCTAAGAAACTGCTCACTGACCATGGTTATTGTCCTTGCCCTGAGCACACAAGTGGTGTCATCTCTAAGGAATCACTGGCTGGGCCATGCTCATTGTCCTTGTCCTAAGCACACGGGTGGTGTCATCTGAGAAATCACTGGCTGACCTGTGGTCCTTGTCCCCGTCCTGAGCACACGGGTGGTGTCATCTCTAAGGAATTGTTGACTGACTCATGGTCATCGTGTTCGTCCTGAGCACATGGGCACTGAGTACCTGGATCCTGGTTTCTGCAGGCCATGTACATACCACCATGGGGGCTGCTTGGAGGACTGGAGGCAGATTTGCCACCTTTCTGTTCTGACAGCGATAAGGAAATGCCCTGACTTGACCCACTCGTCCTTTTGTGGAAAAGCCGCTGCCTCTCGGGTGCCGCATGCGTGTCCTGTCCCACTGAGTCATGTGTACTCCTAGAAGGGGAGCTGGGCGAGTGGACCAGTGCAGGTCATGGTTAAAAGTCTCCTTGTGTGAGGTTCAGGCAGTCAGCCTAGGAGTTAGTGAGGGGACGTGTGTGCTGGAATGCCTGGTCTAGCATCTCTGCTTCCTAAAGTCGGGTTCTGAAGAACCCACAGGTTGATGTTGCTGGGCGGTGACTCTGACCTGTGTCCCTTCCAGGTCCTTCACCACCCTGTGCTACTCGGCGGACGGCCAGAACATTCTGGCAGGAGGCCTGTCCAAGTTTGTCTGCATCTATCACGTCAAGGAGCAGATCCTTGTGAGGAAGTTTGAGATCTCCTGTAACCTCTCTCTGGATGCCATGGAGGTTCGTCGGGGTGGCCGGGCCACCACGGGTCAGAGCAGACCCTGCTGGTGGGGGGAGCTTCCCCACAGCCACCCGGATATGCAGGGGCCAAGCTCAGCTGTAGTCTGTCGTGTGGGCGGAAGGGCCGCTGCTGCGGGCCCAGGGTGGAGCTGCTTTCCATGTCGTGGCTTTAGGGGGAGGATCGGCCATGACAGGCTTAAAGGGGTCCCGTGAGTGTTGAGGGTGTGTGAAGAGGAAGACATGGTATGAGGCAGCAGGGTCCACGGCCCCTTTCTCGAGCCCACATATCAGAGGCGAGGCGGGCAAGGCTTTGGCTCTTCCAGGAATTTTTGAACCGGAGGAAAATGACAGAATTTGGCAACTTGGCGCTGATTGATCAAGATGCCGGGGAGGAGGACGGAGTTGCGATACCACTACCGGGTGTAAAGAAAGGTGAGCAGGGCTCTCCGGCACCCCCCAGGGCCCATCCCCCCGAGGTGGAGCTGCAGTGGGAACACGCCTTTCCTGCGTGACCGTGGTGGGGGCTCGTGGTGGGGGCTGCGGGTTTACAAAGTTGAGGTGCTCTGACCACACAGCGGCGTTTGGCCAGATGCTgggtcagtggtggcagccaggggCCAGTGCTATCATCTTCCTCAGGCCCGAAAAGTCACCCCTTGAGTCCCCTCTGCAGCCTGGTGCCTCGGCCCCATGGAGACCTCACCAGTGCTCTTGTCATCAAGTGGGTGGAGAGCAGGAGACGTGCTGAACATCCTGCAGGGCCCAGAACGGCCGCCCACAACAGGGAGCTGTCCTGCCCCAAGTGTCAGTCAGGCCCAGGCTGAGATCCCCTGAGAGAGTATTCCTGTGGGACACACAGGGAAGCGTTAGTCGCCGTGGCCCCCAGGAAGAGCCTGGGTGGCTGGGACAGGGCCGAGAGCAGGCGTACTTTTCAGTTTACGTCCTGTGTGGTTTGAATTTTCACCACAGAGATGGCTGCATGACAAGCCCGAGGCCCTGGCCCAGGCCCATGGGCAGTGTCTGCACGGAACAGGGAAGGCTGCTTTCTGCCGTGTCTTAGTGTCAGGGTTGGGGCAGACGATGGTGACTTTGGCCCCGTGGGGCCGGGAACATGCTGGCAGTAACTGTTGTTGGTTCTTCCCCCAGGTGACATGAGCTCTCGACACTTTAAACCTGAGATCAGAGTGACGTCACTCCGCTTCTCCCCCACAGGTGAGCCCTGATAGTGGGGTTGTCCACAGTAGAAGGGGCAGGGCTTGGATCCCATGGGGTTGGGGGGACGGTGGCTGTCCCTCTGCCTCCAGTTACAGGGTCAGCCGCAGATAAGAATGAGGCAGTTCTGagccactctggctgctgtggctGCCTGCCCCTATCTGTAAGAACATGCATGGTGCGAAGGCTCTGTTCCCAGACGTCTGTGCTCTTAAATGGTACACCATTATTGGCATCGACTGCCCTTCCTAGGGCTGCCCACACAGGGCCGTTCCCAGGGGCACCTCCTCGTGCTTCTGTGTGAAGTCACCTCTCCCTGCACTGCCCCGGCCCCTGACTGCCAGAAGGCAGAACGGTCACTCCTCCTTGTCCCATGTGCGTCCAGGCAGACAGTCCTCTGAGAGGTCTCAGGGGAAGGGGACTGGGCCCCCAGCCCA
The window above is part of the Elephas maximus indicus isolate mEleMax1 chromosome 2, mEleMax1 primary haplotype, whole genome shotgun sequence genome. Proteins encoded here:
- the PWP2 gene encoding periodic tryptophan protein 2 homolog, with translation MKFAYRFSNLLGTVYRRGNLNFTQDGNSVISPVGNRVTVFDLKNNKSDTLPLATRYNVKCVGLSPDGCLAIIVDEGGDALLVSLVGRSVLHHFHFKGSVHSVSFSPDGRKFVVTKGNLAQMYHAPGKKREFNAFVLDKTYFGPYDETTCIDWTDDSRCFVVGSKDMSTWVFGAERWDNLIYYALGGHKDAIVACFFESCSLDLYTLSQDGALCVWQCDTPPEGLRLMAPRGWRADLLQRDEDTEDDEDGEKETSVRGTATPAEEERRGKVKYTRLAKYFFNKEGDFNNLTAAAYHKKTHLLVTGFASGTFHLHELPEFNLIHSLSISDQRISSIAINSTGDWVAFGCSGLGQLLVWEWQSESYVLKQQGHFNSMVTLAYSPDGQYIATGGDDGKVKVWNTLSGFCFITFTEHSSGVTGVTFTATGYVIVTSSMDGTVRAFDLHRYRNFRTFTSPRPTQFSCVAVDSSGEIVSAGAQDSFEVFIWSMQTGRLLDVLSGHEGPISGLSFNPAKSVLASASWDKTVRLWDMFDSWRTKETLTLTSDALAVTFRPDGAELAVATLNSQITFWDPENAVQTGSIEGRHDLRAGRKELDKITAKHSAKGKSFTTLCYSADGQNILAGGLSKFVCIYHVKEQILVRKFEISCNLSLDAMEEFLNRRKMTEFGNLALIDQDAGEEDGVAIPLPGVKKGDMSSRHFKPEIRVTSLRFSPTGRCWAATTTEGLLIYSLDARMTFDPFELDTSVTPSRIRAALRQRDFTRAILMAFRLNERALVQEALESVPQDEVEVVSSSLPEVYVEKILEFLASSFEVSRHLEFYLLWTRQLLMQHGQKLKSRAGTLLPAVQFLQKSIQRHLNDLSKLCDWNRYNMRYALALSKQRGMKRPAELPGSKEEAAASTDDEDSLHLLVGAGEEEMLP